Part of the Bacteroidales bacterium genome is shown below.
ACCACATCCATCACCTCGCTTTGGGTGGGAATATCACCGGTAAGCAACAGATAAAACAGCCCTTCAACATAGGGCATTTCAGCCTTTTTGGGTTTCGGTAGTTTTTCAAACACCTCTGGTAAGGTGTAACCACGATAACGGATACCTTCGTTCGGATCCAGATATGAAATGTCGGTAACAAGCGACTTGATACCACGCATCCCGCCGATAATCTGTGAGATGGTCACCTTATCCACGACAACATCACCATAATCCATTAATAATCGTTGAATACGAGGCCGATGCTCTTCAATCTTCTTGTACAATACTTCTTTTAAACCTGACATCTTTTTGTTGATTTATTCTTTTTATACAAACCTTTAATAATTAACATATCTTTAATCCCTTTGTTGAGGATGCTTCTCAATGCAGGTAAATTTTTCTAAGATTGATATCGAGGGCATCCAGAAAATCTTCGGTATTCAAATAATGTTCTTTTTTTAATTCATCACCATGAACAAGTAGAGCAAGGTCTTTTGTCATTTTTCCTTCTTCAACGGTTTGGATGCAAACATGTTCCAGGTTTTCAGAAAATTTGAGTAACTGTATATTCTCATCAAGCCTGGCGCGATGCGCCAGCCCTCTTGTCCATGCAAAAATCGAAGCAATGGGATTGGTAGAAGTAAGCGCCCCTTTTTGATGCATCCTGTAGTGTCGTGTAACGGTCCCATGAGCGGCTTCTGCTTCCATAGTTTTACCATCTGGAGTAACGAGTACAGATGTCATCAGGCCAAGTGATCCGAATCCCTGTGCTACAGTATCCGATTGCACGTCGCCATCGTAGTTTTTGCAAGCCCATACAAAATTTCCCTCCCATTTCAGAGCGGCAGCTACCATATCGTCGATCAGGCGGTGCTCATAGGTTATCCCTTCCTGCTGGAATTTTGCTTTGAACTCGCGTTCAAAAACTTCCTGGAAAATATCTTTAAACCTTCCGTCGTATTGTTTTAAAATCGTGTTTTTGGTCGAAAGAAATAATGGCCAGCGCTTCTGCAGTGCCATGTTGAAACACGATCTGGCAAACCCGGTGATGGATGCATCCGTGTTAAACATTGCCAAAGCCACACCATCGCCTTCAAAATTGTGTACATTGTATGTCTGCTTTTCTCCACCTGCTTCCGGCTCAAAAGTGATCGTAAGTTTGCCTTTCCCCTTAACTACGAAGTCGGTTGCCCTGTATTGGTCGCCATAAGCATGACGTCCAATGCAGATCGGGGCTTTCCAGCCGGGAACCAATCGGGGAATATTGCTGATGAGAATGGGCTCACGGAAAACCGTTCCATCCAGAATGTTGCGGATGGTTCCGTTGGGTGAGCGGTACATTTTTTTCAACCCAAATTCATCAACCCGCTTTTCATCCGGAGTAATCGTTGCACATTTAATTCCAACATTGTATTTCTTTATTGCTTCTGCAGCTTCAACCG
Proteins encoded:
- a CDS encoding isocitrate dehydrogenase (NADP(+)); this translates as MKKIIVKNPVVELDGDEMTRVIWKFIKEKLILPYLEIDIKYYDLSIHKRDETDDLITVEAAEAIKKYNVGIKCATITPDEKRVDEFGLKKMYRSPNGTIRNILDGTVFREPILISNIPRLVPGWKAPICIGRHAYGDQYRATDFVVKGKGKLTITFEPEAGGEKQTYNVHNFEGDGVALAMFNTDASITGFARSCFNMALQKRWPLFLSTKNTILKQYDGRFKDIFQEVFEREFKAKFQQEGITYEHRLIDDMVAAALKWEGNFVWACKNYDGDVQSDTVAQGFGSLGLMTSVLVTPDGKTMEAEAAHGTVTRHYRMHQKGALTSTNPIASIFAWTRGLAHRARLDENIQLLKFSENLEHVCIQTVEEGKMTKDLALLVHGDELKKEHYLNTEDFLDALDINLRKIYLH